The sequence below is a genomic window from Prinia subflava isolate CZ2003 ecotype Zambia chromosome 11, Cam_Psub_1.2, whole genome shotgun sequence.
TCAGTAGTTTGAGTTGTACACTTAACTGCAGTAGAACATTTAGTGCTGAAACACATGAATGGCCTTTTCCTACAGTACTTGTTTTAACTGAGTGCGATAAAAACGCCACGTTTCATCAAAACCTGTGGATTTTGCAAAGGATCCCAAATAGTTGTGACATAAAAGAATTCTAAGCAGCAAAGCTCAAATCCCACTTATGGCAGTGCTATTAAATGAGTATGGAAATCTTGGAGACTACCCCAAGGCTTTTCTtagagaggaggagggaacaTAATAGAGCTGTTTTCCACTTAGCTGCTGTTCGTGAGTATTCCTAGACAAGGAAACACTATCATCCGTAGGCAAAGGACTGCATTTGTTGCTCCTGTGGATTTGATTGGCATGGAGCTATAATACAGAGTAATTAAAAATTGGCAAAGATCTGCATTACCCAACTTCTGTTGAGTTGTGCTTGTGATTTAGCTCTATAGTTACTCAAAGCTTCACACACAGTTCAGAAAACGCTTAAGAAGCTGGCAGATGGGTTTGTCCTTTTTGCTGTATCTAAAGTAATGCAACCCACTTGCTCCTGCCCTTGAACTGCTCAGCAGACCCAGGGCGGCTCAGATTTTGCAGTGTTTGTAACAttggtgctgcagggagctgtttGCCAAGTGTTCTTGTTTTTGAATCCTGGCCCAAGAATGTCAGAGCACGACACACAGTCGATGTGCTTGGCTATACATAGCAGCAGCCTGTTTACTGCAAGGCAGGGTTAAAATTAGACATGTGGGAAGGCACAGACCAAGCTCCTGGTACCCACTCTCTGCTGCCATATGTGCCTCACCTCTTGGCTGTGCAGTTCCTCTGGCCAGTGGCTGAGCATCAGAAATCACTGGAGGCTGCTTTGCAGCCTGGCTGGGTGTAGGTTCTTGACCCATATGCAGCTTATTCCTGTGGCTAAAGTGTTTGCATGTTTTGAAGAGTGTACTTTGAAATCACTAATGTATGAATTCCTTCCTGACAGCAGACATTCCAAGGGTCAGCTGGGGCTTTGCACACACACTGGATTGGGACTGTTCCTTGGAACTCAGAACCTTTGTGTTGCTGCAGTTGGATAAGAGCTGATAGTCACCGTGGCTTTGTATGTGCCACACAGAAATTGGACACAGCCTTGATTCTGTGTCTGCTTGTCCTGCCTGACCAGGAGCTTATATCATTGAAACAATGTTGGCTTGTGCAAATATGAGCAGTGCTTAGGCCTGGGTCAGGATGGTGCAAGGCAGAGACTGTTCTAAACAAGCAAGGCTGTGCTGATTTGGAGGGAAAAGGCCACTGCCATGAGGTAGCCATACCAGTATTGCGGAGGGATACCATGGATCGGGAGTGGTGACAGGATAAAGTAGCAGAAACCTGGAAAAACTTGCAAAGGGATCCTTGCCTGCCTTCCTGGATCTGAACTCAGTAAAATTAGAAGCACAGCAGATGTCAAAAATCTTACGAGAATTTTTAGGTTTTTGGAATTGTgattctttaattaaaatgaatggGAGAACAGCAAGGTAAAAACTCAGGGAACATATTTTtatggagaagaggaggagagagaacaAGAATGTCTCTTCCTCAAAACAGAGCACACACTATAAAAACACTATCATGAGAGGTTGTATCTAGTCAAGAAATTACAGCTAGTGATTGAAGTGAGATTTAGTCCTGTTTcaagcaaaaaaacctcctCTATGTTTGAAATGTAGTAGCTACCAAAATTGTCATAATGGTAGAATTTCAAAAAGGATTTACAAGCCAGGGTGCCATTAAGGAGATCACTTGTGAATTCCACAAAATGTAACTACATTGATACTAATCTCATGGCAGAATGAATGTGCCAAATTCTTAACAAATGGTATTCAAATCAAAGGGCATAAAGGTAGACCTGTTCTGGAATGGGAAAGTGCCAGGTAATCACTTTGTTGCATCTCTGAGAGGATTACCTCACACAGAAGcctttattttaattgcagGCACCATTATAAAGAAGCACTCGGAGCATTCCAGTCCAAAGAGTTCATGAGAAACAAACATCCCACAGAAAGCTCTGCGGAGGATACCCTTTCTTGCCAGCAACCAGGTTGGTTCATGACTATAAACTGATGCTGTGTTTAGCATTAAAAACTGTACAGCTTTACCACGTTAGTAGTGAAAAAATGGAACACAGTATCTGGTGAGTTTTGAGGGTTGGAACTGTGTCCCAAAACCCAGCCATGCCAAATGCCAACATAACTGCTGGGGCAGTTGTTTTGTAATAGCTCCCAGTCAGATAGGAGAGCCTAGAGTTATTAGTTCTTGGTTTTATAAGCATCTCTTTAGCTCTGTCAGAGATGTACGTTGTGGCCCTGCTTGTTTTGCAAAGCACAGaatacattaataaaaaaatatgaaaaatacagagattACTTAGAGTTCTACCTCTAGCGTTAGACAATGGATGAAGTGTATGGGCAGCACAGCAGTTGTGCTGCTATGCTGATGTTTGCTGGCCAGAAAAGCTCCGGTTGGCAGCAGAGGCACTGCAGGCTCCATGCCACAATGCAACAATGTCAGTTTTCAGTTTCCTATCTAATCCTCTTCCCTAGCCCTATGGCTTACCAGGATGCTGCTGGACTTTTGATACATTGCCTTTTTCCTCTGGTGTTGTAGCATCTCTTGGACATGAATAATACATTTCAGTTGTTCCTGGTTATTGAGGAGTTGTATCTTTACAGCTGGTGGAGGAAAGGAGTCACGCTTTTCAGGCATCATCACTGGAATGTTTCTTACATTCTGTATCTCTCCTTTAAGGTGTTTGTAGAAGACTTGCAGATGTGCTAACCATCAAATCAGTGTAAAGTGAAAACAAACCTCCATCCTTCCCCTTCATTTCACATGGCTGTGAAACTACCTGGTCAATGTTTGTACATGGCTTAGGTGGAATAATGATGAGTGCTGTGGAAGAAGTTGTGCTGAGGAGAGAGTTCTGTGCTGGGGCTTTTAGGTAGGGAACAACAACTAAGAAATAGAGACAATAAAGaacagcagggcaggatggtGTGGAATAGCCAGGTTTAAACAAGTTTATCTTTGTGCTAaactatttctctttatttgctTCTTCCCCTTTTTGGATTGCTTGAATGGAGTAAAAATTCTCCTTTAACTGTGTACAGATAATATTCAATGTGCTTTGAGTGATGATGAAGTAGGTGATAAAGTAATTGTTACCAGACACATGAAAAccaaaactgattttttcttgcaaccttctgaaaaaaagcctggaggaaaggtaaaggattttaaaaataaatttaaaaaaattcaaagtgaCGAgttaaaactaattttaagtATCAAATTCCTAGAACACTGAGAAAGGATAAGACATCtgttatttgcttttgtttttccagttctACCAGAAGTaaagctgctctgtggggctgaTTTTCTTCAGACGTTTAAGACTCCCAATCTTTGGAAGGAAGAAGACATCAAAGAAATAGTGGAAAAGTTTGGTTTGGTCTGCATTAGCCGGGCTGGCTCTGATCCAGTGCAGTTCATCCAGGAATCAGACCTTCTATCTGAATTTCAGCACAATATTTTTCTGGTGAGAGAGTGGATCCAGAATGAAGTCAGCGCGACGCAGATCCGCTCTGCGCTGTGCAGAGGGCTGAGTGTGAAGTATCTCATCCCAGACTCTGTCATTGCCTACATCACACAGCACAACGTCTACACGGCGGAGAGCGAGCGCAGGAACGAAGGgcacctgctgcagcctctgcaaaGCACAACAACAAACCCTCTGAGGGACTGATTTCTGCACACTGGGCCGCGTCACTCCACCAGCTTTGTCATGTAGATTTCTTGAGAAAGTTGTTCCTTACTAATATTTAAAGGAAAGTCCAAAATTTCTTGAAATCCTGTGGTGTTTAAATCCATGCATCTGTGTGTGGTAGTGCTCAGGAAGATTGGGATGCTCAGCTGTATAGCTTAAAATACGCAAAGAACAGCTTCcttgtgaaaataaaagaaaggagatCTTTACAATAAATATTCTTAGTATTTCAATCGTTTCAATAAGTCAATAAATATGACTTAAGGGTCAAACACAGTACTTTTCTAACTTGTAGTTCAGCAATTCTGACtgttttaaaacagcaaaatacaaTGAACCATAACTTGAGAGAGAGGtttgtttaaatatatattCCTTCTAAACTTTGACTATAAGACCCTGAATAACTTTTTTGATTTTTGGCAATTTGGCCAAGAGATGGAAATCAATCTTTTCTTTCATGCAAGCACTTAAAAATTCATGTGCTACTTCTGCCGCTTCTAAGGCTCTGGGTTCTCAAATGACAAACAGTCCTCATCCCCACATTTAAAGtgggtttcttttcttctctgatcCAGAGTCTTCTTAAGAGCAAGCAATTGCCAAAGCCCCAGAGTAGATCAAATACCCAGTAAGGGCTTCAGTTGTACCATATGCAAACATCTGAGAGGCTCAGTGGGTACTTGAGCTCTGATGTTAGCAGGGAAAGTGCATGCTCCTCTGTGTTGGTTGCCTGTTACACTGACTCAGTGTCTCTCATTTCTGACAGGAGTCACTTTCAGAGAATACAGAACTCTATAAAGTGCTCCCTGTGTGTTTCAGAGTTCCTTAACTGAAAGCATTTGTGCAGCAGTGATGTAGCATTTATCACTGTACAGAGTAACCACTGCTTCCCAATTTCCACCTGACTGGTCCTCCTGAGCCCCCAGCTGGCCAAGCAGCTTCCACTGGTGGTTCTCTAGTAGTCAGGAGCTTGTGGAACAAGTCAAAGGAATACCAGACACAAATGGCTTTGACTGAAAGGGTCTGTATGATTGTTTTCTTGAAAGAAAGCATAAAATAGCTGAAACCTATTCAAGAAAGAAGATTTTGGCTCAAAGAACCACAAGATAAGCACTTTTATAGCTTTGGCTAATATTCTAAACTAAAGCTATTTgaaagttggttttttttctgagtggCATGAAGAATGAAGAGTAATATGGTTAAATGGTTACAGAAGTGATAAGAAAACTGAatatttcattcattttaaatCGAGTCATCCTGCTGTCATTAGAAATCTCAGCATTTCAGCCGTGGGGAAGGATCTTAAGGCAGTACTTGAACAATAATCGGATTAGAAGGGCTTGCATAGCTCCGTGGTctaaaaaagagataaaagaaacCAGGGTTCAAACTTGCCACAAAGCAAGGCAGTGAGTTGTGTGGTGCAGAATCAACCCACAGCTCTGAGCCTGTGATTTTGACAATCAGCTGAAGCAGGGATGCCTGCAGACTTCAATGGGTACTGGAAAATGGTCAGCAATGACAATTTTGAGGAGTATCTGAAAGCACTGGGTAAGGTTCTCTTCAAACTTCTTGAATGAATAATCAATAAATGACACCTGTCTTATTCTTTACATGGATCTATTTTTTCTTGTACAGTCATAAGTCATTTTtgtgaaaagtattttttccagaaatgcaCTTTAAGAATTGCCTTAAGCAAAACTGTTTTGCCTtgagcagcctctgcctttTACCATCTTGAAGCTTACATTAACAGGCATTAAACTACATAGCTTGAAGAGGTAAGTGGTAgattccaaaaataaaaaaaactcCTATAATTTGAAAAGCAGTAAAATTTTGATATTTAATAAAGATTCAATGCAGTACTTAATGaaattttgtgtgtttgtattGGATGTTGTGTTAGTATCTCTATAGAAATATTGGAGGTCTTATTAACTGTCAAATAcaaatggtattttttaaagatgccacataataaaaaattgaaacattaaattatttgaaagaaTTAGGTTGCAGTCTTTTTTTGGATGAGAGGGCTGGTTTGAAAGATTTGTTCATTTTAGTTCTCCCTAGAAGCAACAAGCTTCTTCTTGTGGAAGACttttctgtataaaaataactctttttctttttcagatgtAAATGTTGCTGTAAGAAAAATAGCAAATCTGCTAAAGCCTGACAAAGAAATCCTTCAGAATGGGGATCATATGATCATTAAAACGCTAAGCACTTTTAGAAATTACATCATGGAATTTGATGTAGGGAAGGAGTTTGAGGAGGATTTGTCTGGGGTGGACGATCGCAAGTGCATGGTAAGAAGTAGAACTTTAACTGTGGACAAAAAGGTATATTGATAATCTGAGGCCTTTTGCAGAACACATCTTTTAACCATCCTGGGTAGCTAGTCCTGATATTATTTCTGTACTTCTCAGTTTGCCACACTGTACCTACAGTTTTGAGCATGCCTTTAGATTAGAGGAATGCTAATTTTAATCAGGAGCACAAAGCAATTTTATCAATCAGTGAATAATAACCTTAGTGAAACTGTGCTCATTCATAGTGGGATGCTTGGTAGTCAGAAGGACATCTGGGGTCACTTCCAGAACCTGTTTAACGAGTGAGGTTTCACAGCAGAGGAAATCCACTGATTGCAAGGTCAATGTGTGAGAATGGCCAAGTGCTTAAAGATTGCCTGGGTGTATTTATCAGAGCACACACTTAATTAGCCCACTAAAACAAATCTTACTGAAATGAATAAGCAAACACTGAGGACTTTGTTTTACGATACCTCTGTTTTATGAgctctttttgctttttaacttAAGACTAATAGATATCAATTTACAGGGGAAAAGCTTGAGAAGAGCAAGTCTCACCTATTAGTTTGGCAGCATGACACTGGCAATATTGTACAGTGAGGAGGAtgacaaataaaagaaaattatctcagGAGGGACTCTAGAGGAGAAATCTCATAAAAGAGAATAGGTTTCCATTCTGAGAAAGATAGTGCTGTTTAAAACCAATGCTTCTCTCTTACACTAAGATTTGCAAATTTGCTTTTGCTCCGATCCtggcaggaaagggaaaaattatgAAGACCAGAGAAAAAGAATGGTTGGCTACTGAGTGCCTCAGCAAATCTCTCTGTAGTCCTTGTTCCAGAGGGTACAAGTTTGATGAGACTGCAGAATACGACATTCATGGAAGGGAGCAGTGGGTGCATTTGTGTTTAGAAAAGTGCCCCAATGGTATCATGTGATTTTGGCTCCTGGAATGCCCTTAATCCTATTGAGGATATTGAGGTCCAGATTCACTGAACAGTTACGAGCCCAAGGAAAGATTTAAGACTGAGGTGATTAAATTGCCATCAAAGATAGCAATGTTCAAAACATCTGCTACAAAgttttgtgtgtgcacagaaTTGTCCCTGTGTAAGCATTGTCTATACTTGAATACCATCAAACTCCCTTTTGAAGGAGAACTAAACTAGCCTCTGCATGGTGGAaagagataatatttttttatttttaactagCCAAAATTCTCTACCCTATTTTGCTAAATTGAGTGATAAGTTATAAACTAGAAAGAAGAAACTAGAGAGAGATCATTTCAGTCACTACAACAGCTGACTGATTTGGAGTAGAACCTAGTTGAGCCTACTTTCAAAGGTTACTCAAACATTTCTCTGTTTAGTGGGAAATGCTTCTTCAGCCTTGGAAGCGGAAGGTATCAGCACCTTCCTGCCtgtaacaaacaaacaaacaaacaaaaacgcTAAACATCCAGGGATAGTCACTGATTctatctggggtttttttgagaaggaCTTAAGGATGTCATTCCACACAACCCCCAAGATCTCTGTGTTTCTTTGTGGTCTCCAGCTGTAGCTGGGCACTTCAGATCACTGAGCACTGGTGCTCCATTTGCCTTGTAGCAGCACATCACGCTTTATAGTTCAATTTTCTTATTAAAGACTTCTTTTCTACGAGATCTCTGTTTTGTAAACGGCAAAACAGTACAAGAAGCTGTCTTTCTGAAGCGACTTCAGTCCAAATCTGATAACCAAAATGTCAGGGAAAATGTGCAGTTGTTAAGCAGCAAAATTACTCTAACAGTGCCGAAGGAGTCTTGTGAGAGAGGAGTCATGGAGGTAATAAGAGCCATGGGACCACTCCCTGAGTGGTGTTACAAAGAAAACCACCCTGAAAGCAAAGGTTGATTATCATTCTTGGTGTTCCATTTGTTCACTTAGAGCCTCTGGAACTGCATGCCATAAATGGCTTAATCATTAATAGTCAGCCTGTGTCATGGGAGAGGTTGTGAATCAATTACTGTTATTTATATTGTGGACTGAGCAGACCACTGGGCAAGTTTTATCCAAGGAGCTCGATGTATGAACAGTACAAAGGAACATGGATAAGACAAATTACATATTAAACATTAATCTATACAGCACAGCAATCATCAAGAGACTAGCAAAAATAACCTTAGAAGTAATCCTTCCTAGAAGTATagattgttttttcttttaatgaagaaTACATCATCTGGCTAGAGTTAACATATCTGTAAAAATAATATCAGCACAGTGAACAGGTTAGATCCTGTGTGTAATTTACCGAAATTGTGTTCACctttcagctgtgaaacatAGCCTTGAGCCAGTCAGGGTAGAGTGTAACTACAGTAATTCCAAATCAATACTGTCCGTGAGGAGGAAAGGCTAAAAAGTTTTGCTGATACTTACTTTAGAAGTTGAAGTTAGGAACTTGATAGTCTTGTGATATACAAGCCCTGTCCTCCTTTGCAGTtagggttttttcatttttatagtTGGTCACTCCTGGGAGCCTGTCTGAACTTTCTGGATCAGAGAGTAAATTGAGAAGGATAAACCTTAGcaatttcagtttttccttcttctgacCTTCAGCCTGGCTTTCTTTCATGCACATGTTTTTGGGTGATTGTTATCTAGAGGGATAGAGGGAACAGCAGCTTGAGACATCAGGTCCTTTAGGATGTTATTTCTCTTGGGAAGTGAAAATTTGCTACTTTGGAAACTCTACAGCCCTGCAGTTTAGTTAAAGATGCAGTTTCTGTGTTCTGCAAAACCAAAGATGGGATAGTTGACCACAGGAGAGATCACAAATGACAATTGGTATCAATGCTCCTCAAGCTTTCCACCCAGGATTGGATCTTCTAGATAAAAGTTAGATCTATTCCCTTGGCAAGTTTGTGAAAGAGATCTTTCTGCAACTTCAATCATACTTAACTATCTAGGGTTGTTAAAATCTTGGCAGTTTCAAGTACAAGcataaaatgaaactttccaTTTTCAGGAGGATCTTTTGTTCTTTGCAAATGTTCCAAAGTGTACATTAGATGGTGTAGAAGGAAGTTTAGAACATCAATTTGTGTGACATTTTTTCTCACATGATGCAAATTGGAGCATGTAGTCAAGTTTCTACTGCTTTGAAGAGTCTGTTCATAGTTTTAATTGGCAACATATTATCAGATGAGGAATGTACCGAGACAGAAATTTAAAGTTAAATGGAGAGCTCTGGCTTTGGTATTTCTCACCCTGAGTCTTTG
It includes:
- the RBP1 gene encoding retinol-binding protein 1 codes for the protein MPADFNGYWKMVSNDNFEEYLKALDVNVAVRKIANLLKPDKEILQNGDHMIIKTLSTFRNYIMEFDVGKEFEEDLSGVDDRKCMTTVSWDGDKLLCVQNGEKEGRGWTQWIEGDEMHLEIRVCGVKCKQVFKKVQ
- the NMNAT3 gene encoding nicotinamide/nicotinic acid mononucleotide adenylyltransferase 3 codes for the protein MRSRIPVILLACGSFNPTTNMHMRLFELARDHLHQTGRYQVIEGIMSPVSDKYGKKGLVSARHRVAMAKLALETSDWIRVDPWESEQNTWTETVKVLRHHYKEALGAFQSKEFMRNKHPTESSAEDTLSCQQPVLPEVKLLCGADFLQTFKTPNLWKEEDIKEIVEKFGLVCISRAGSDPVQFIQESDLLSEFQHNIFLVREWIQNEVSATQIRSALCRGLSVKYLIPDSVIAYITQHNVYTAESERRNEGHLLQPLQSTTTNPLRD